The Novipirellula aureliae genome window below encodes:
- a CDS encoding CBS domain-containing protein: protein MLLPTDQQPILLPSRTLAGDGIERMLDNRFSQIPVTDDNQRIIGVFTWKSFSTRVADLASTKIKPTELPIRDLYQREQLGNGQSPLAMETIK from the coding sequence GTGCTTCTGCCGACCGACCAGCAGCCAATATTGCTTCCCTCGCGAACGCTTGCCGGCGACGGAATCGAACGAATGCTCGACAATCGGTTCTCGCAAATTCCTGTCACCGACGACAACCAACGAATCATCGGTGTCTTTACCTGGAAGTCATTCAGCACACGCGTCGCTGATCTCGCATCAACGAAAATTAAGCCGACGGAGTTGCCTATACGCGACCTTTACCAACGAGAACAGTTAGGAAATGGCCAGTCGCCCTTGGCAATGGAGACCATCAAATGA
- a CDS encoding DUF262 domain-containing protein, with protein sequence MEVSPEKQNINTLFSTTSYHIDFYQREYKWKGDEVARLIEDIFYHFGQSYEKHPDLDPNQGNVVDKFSWYYLNTYITNKTNNRIFVVDGQQRLTTLTLMLIALYRLCENETIDSPDLREWLKSKIAGVGIGGKKEFWMANSKREPLMQALFDGKSPKENLIEDGVTARHIIENYALIDKELTVRLPTKHIFETFVYYFLCNVVIINLEVAQTDVPMIFEVINDRGVRLQSYEILKGKLLGQIDKDEVDHYADIWDSSLCNLESNAEDEVDTFFRTFLRAKFADTRKKGQVFDGPYHRVIFEEPCDDELHLNHDAQAVKHFLKGPLSYYSSLFHKLRKLGVDPDSEIPECYFISQLNRMDGHLMLCLAACAVDDPDEDGKILAISRAFDRAYVMLQLNRAYDSNQLQELLYTLNPMLKNCPVEEIEQRINSQVLKDIQERRGTDTKSLLSYQQFRQVGYGDFNTRFMRYFLTRIELWIADNLNCQLHDTLYNYVCGTGKSNAYHVEHILSRNDESRSQFIVDGEFDEAMFENERNRFGGLLLLKGQDNISSGNELYIDKLRTYTGSAPYLAQTLVADFYKSNSAMVQLKQNTALEFLAASMFTREVLENRSTLLYKIATITWQIDDQS encoded by the coding sequence ATGGAAGTTAGTCCGGAAAAGCAAAACATCAACACGCTTTTTTCCACAACCAGTTATCACATTGACTTTTACCAACGTGAGTACAAATGGAAAGGAGATGAGGTTGCACGTTTGATCGAAGACATTTTTTATCATTTTGGGCAATCGTATGAAAAGCATCCCGACCTCGATCCGAACCAAGGGAACGTTGTCGATAAGTTCTCTTGGTACTACCTGAACACTTACATCACCAACAAGACGAATAACAGGATCTTCGTGGTCGATGGCCAGCAACGACTCACGACCCTAACGCTGATGCTGATCGCGTTGTATCGTTTGTGCGAAAATGAAACCATAGACTCTCCTGACCTTCGCGAGTGGCTAAAGTCGAAGATTGCTGGCGTTGGCATTGGCGGAAAAAAAGAATTCTGGATGGCCAATAGCAAACGCGAACCGCTGATGCAGGCGCTCTTTGACGGAAAAAGTCCCAAAGAGAATCTGATCGAAGATGGAGTTACCGCCAGACACATCATCGAAAACTACGCACTCATTGATAAGGAGCTTACTGTTCGTCTCCCAACCAAGCACATATTCGAAACCTTCGTCTACTACTTTCTTTGCAATGTAGTGATCATCAACCTTGAGGTTGCTCAGACGGACGTTCCTATGATCTTTGAGGTAATCAACGATCGAGGCGTTCGTCTCCAATCCTACGAGATCTTGAAGGGAAAGCTACTAGGACAAATCGACAAGGATGAGGTCGATCACTACGCCGACATCTGGGATAGTTCACTGTGCAACCTAGAATCTAACGCAGAAGATGAGGTCGATACGTTCTTTCGCACATTTCTTCGTGCCAAGTTTGCTGACACGCGAAAAAAGGGGCAAGTTTTTGACGGCCCGTATCACCGCGTCATTTTTGAAGAGCCGTGCGATGATGAACTGCATCTAAACCACGACGCACAAGCGGTGAAACACTTTTTGAAGGGGCCTCTTAGCTATTACTCATCTCTTTTCCATAAGTTGCGGAAACTGGGTGTGGATCCAGATTCCGAGATTCCCGAGTGTTATTTCATCTCGCAGTTGAACCGCATGGATGGTCATCTCATGCTCTGTCTCGCGGCCTGCGCTGTCGACGACCCGGACGAAGACGGGAAAATCCTTGCAATCTCTCGCGCGTTTGATCGGGCATACGTGATGCTTCAGCTCAATCGGGCTTACGACAGCAACCAGCTCCAGGAGCTACTCTATACGCTCAACCCAATGTTGAAGAACTGCCCCGTCGAAGAAATCGAGCAAAGAATCAATTCCCAAGTGCTTAAAGACATCCAGGAACGACGTGGCACGGACACCAAGAGTCTTCTGTCATACCAGCAGTTTCGCCAAGTCGGCTACGGCGATTTCAATACTCGTTTCATGAGGTATTTTCTAACTCGAATCGAGTTATGGATCGCCGACAATCTAAACTGTCAGTTGCACGACACACTGTACAACTATGTCTGCGGAACAGGTAAAAGTAACGCATATCACGTCGAACACATTCTTTCCCGTAACGATGAGAGCCGAAGTCAGTTCATAGTAGACGGCGAGTTCGATGAGGCGATGTTCGAGAACGAACGAAACCGATTCGGAGGCTTGCTGCTTCTGAAGGGGCAGGACAATATTTCTTCTGGTAACGAATTGTATATCGATAAATTGCGAACCTACACCGGCAGTGCTCCCTATCTTGCACAAACGCTTGTTGCGGATTTTTACAAGTCGAATTCGGCAATGGTGCAACTGAAACAGAACACTGCACTTGAATTCCTTGCAGCATCTATGTTTACACGAGAAGTGCTCGAGAATCGATCTACACTCCTATACAAGATTGCGACAATAACATGGCAGATCGACGACCAAAGTTGA